From a region of the Bermanella marisrubri genome:
- a CDS encoding DUF1285 domain-containing protein — translation MSLLETLSKQLGRFDDIDEIKRPPIEQWNPELSGDIDIQIKADGTWWHEGTQFTREKLVRLFSTILKKEGSEYFLVTPVEKWRIQVEAHPFVVIMVQFEGNKIHCVTNVGDAFTVDGDHAIELDHEGIPHVQVRDNLTARFNRNAFYELASKAKEKDGVFYVKSSDLHYCIG, via the coding sequence ATGTCGCTTTTAGAAACCTTATCAAAGCAGCTAGGGCGCTTTGATGATATTGACGAGATCAAGCGTCCGCCGATAGAGCAATGGAATCCGGAGCTTAGCGGTGATATAGACATTCAAATCAAAGCTGATGGCACTTGGTGGCACGAAGGCACGCAATTCACCAGAGAGAAGCTGGTTCGTTTATTTAGTACCATTTTAAAAAAGGAGGGTAGTGAATACTTTTTGGTTACACCGGTAGAAAAGTGGCGAATTCAAGTCGAAGCCCATCCTTTTGTGGTCATCATGGTTCAGTTCGAAGGCAATAAAATCCATTGCGTGACCAATGTAGGCGATGCTTTCACTGTTGATGGTGACCATGCCATTGAGTTAGATCATGAAGGCATTCCCCATGTGCAGGTTCGCGATAATCTGACTGCACGCTTCAATCGCAATGCATTTTATGAGCTAGCCAGTAAAGCTAAAGAGAAAGATGGCGTATTTTATGTAAAAAGCAGTGATTTACACTATTGTATTGGGTAG
- the gspE gene encoding type II secretion system ATPase GspE: MEAVAEHQTPESEEQVDKRIPYGFAKRHGVVAEQQADGHYLIWFKEETPNQALIECGRILPAPLKFELSSEEDFNFQLSRIYQQGADSREAMEELGDDMDLASLAEAIQETADLMEQEDDAPIVRLINGILTDAIKRNASDVHIETFEKRLVVRSRVDGVLQEVLEPKRALAPLLVSRIKVMSKLDIAEKRIPQDGRIALRIAGREVDVRVSTMPSSHGERVVMRLLDKQAGRLDLAELGMKGNNLIRLKAILHKPHGIMLVTGPTGSGKTTTLYAGLSELNDRSRNILTVEDPIEYSLPGIGQTQVNTKVDMTFARGLRAILRQDPDVVMLGEIRDKETVEIAVQASLTGHMVLSTLHTNTAVGAVTRLQDMGIEPFLLASSLVGVVAQRLVRTLCPECKTPYEADEAEKELLGRPINQPLTLYHANGCAECSGTGYKGRRGIYEIIEIDDELKTLIHNEAGELELNRYARSQCPSIQQDGFEKVLSGDTTLEEVLRVTKA, encoded by the coding sequence GTGGAAGCAGTGGCCGAACATCAAACACCTGAAAGCGAAGAGCAGGTAGACAAGCGAATTCCCTATGGCTTTGCCAAACGTCACGGGGTTGTGGCGGAGCAACAAGCTGATGGCCATTATTTAATCTGGTTTAAAGAAGAAACTCCTAACCAAGCACTTATCGAATGCGGTCGAATATTGCCAGCACCTCTAAAGTTCGAACTCAGTTCTGAAGAAGACTTTAATTTCCAGCTATCGCGCATTTACCAACAGGGCGCAGATAGTCGCGAAGCCATGGAGGAGCTTGGTGATGATATGGATCTCGCAAGCCTCGCAGAAGCCATCCAAGAGACAGCCGATCTTATGGAGCAAGAAGACGACGCTCCTATAGTTCGCCTCATAAATGGAATTCTTACTGATGCCATCAAGCGAAACGCTTCGGATGTACACATAGAAACTTTTGAAAAGAGACTCGTTGTAAGATCTCGAGTCGATGGCGTTCTTCAAGAAGTTCTCGAGCCTAAGCGCGCACTGGCACCGCTACTGGTTAGCCGTATCAAGGTAATGTCAAAGCTCGATATCGCCGAGAAACGCATACCTCAAGATGGTCGCATTGCCTTGCGTATTGCTGGGCGCGAAGTCGATGTTCGTGTTTCCACCATGCCATCCTCTCACGGTGAAAGGGTAGTAATGCGCTTATTAGATAAGCAAGCCGGACGCCTTGATTTGGCCGAATTGGGAATGAAAGGCAACAACCTCATTCGCCTCAAAGCTATTCTACATAAGCCTCATGGAATAATGTTAGTTACCGGCCCCACTGGCTCAGGTAAAACGACAACGCTGTACGCTGGCTTGAGCGAGCTGAATGATCGCTCTCGCAATATTCTTACGGTTGAAGACCCCATAGAATACTCCTTACCGGGTATTGGCCAAACTCAGGTTAATACCAAGGTTGATATGACTTTTGCCCGTGGCTTACGTGCGATTCTTCGACAGGATCCAGATGTTGTCATGTTGGGTGAGATTCGTGACAAAGAAACAGTCGAAATCGCGGTACAAGCATCCCTTACCGGCCACATGGTATTATCGACGTTGCACACCAACACGGCGGTAGGCGCAGTAACTCGCTTGCAAGACATGGGAATCGAGCCATTCTTACTTGCTTCAAGTTTGGTCGGCGTGGTTGCCCAGCGACTAGTCCGTACTTTATGTCCTGAATGTAAAACGCCTTATGAAGCGGATGAGGCAGAAAAAGAATTACTTGGCCGACCCATTAATCAACCGCTAACTCTATACCATGCTAATGGCTGCGCAGAATGTAGCGGTACCGGTTACAAAGGTCGTCGCGGTATTTATGAGATCATTGAAATCGATGATGAGCTAAAGACACTCATTCATAACGAAGCCGGCGAACTTGAACTGAATCGATACGCACGTTCTCAATGCCCAAGTATTCAGCAAGACGGATTCGAAAAAGTACTGTCAGGCGACACCACACTCGAAGAAGTTTTAAGGGTAACCAAGGCATAA
- a CDS encoding electron transfer flavoprotein-ubiquinone oxidoreductase, with protein MEREAMEYDVVIIGGGPSGLSTAIRLKQLAEEKGQELSVCLVEKGSEVGAHILSGAVIEDRALKELFPNYKELGAPLNTPVTKDEVYFLTGEEKSFKTPNWMIPKPMHNDGNFVVSLGNVCRWLGEQAENLGVEIYPGFSAAEYIVEDGAVKGIVTGDMGVSAEGEQTDMYMPGMELRGKYTIFAEGCRGHLGKQLINEFKLDEGKDPQHYGIGIKELWDIDPSKHKEGLVLHGAGWPLSESGSTGGFFLYHAENNQVVVGLITDLSYENPHVSPFDEFQRMKHHPVIKQYLEGGKRVSYGARAIAKGGLNCLPKMTFPGGLVVGCDAGTLNFSKIKGTHTAMKSGMIAAEQVMAAIEAGRENDELTEYTEAFEKSWVYEELHRSRNFGPVMHKFGTFVGGAINYIDQNIFPLPMTFHDTTPDHATLKPASECKKIDYPKPDGVISFDKLGSVFIGNVNHAEDQPCHLKLKDASVPLEKNLPMYDEPAQRYCPAGVYEVVNNEDGSQRFQINSQNCVHCKTCDIKDPAQNITWVTPEGAGGPNYPNM; from the coding sequence ATGGAACGCGAAGCGATGGAATATGATGTCGTCATTATTGGCGGCGGCCCATCAGGTCTTTCAACTGCCATTCGCCTAAAGCAATTAGCCGAAGAAAAAGGCCAAGAGTTAAGCGTATGTCTAGTAGAGAAAGGTTCCGAGGTTGGAGCGCACATTCTTTCTGGTGCCGTCATTGAAGATCGCGCACTTAAAGAGTTGTTCCCGAACTACAAAGAGTTGGGCGCCCCTCTTAACACCCCAGTAACCAAAGACGAAGTTTACTTCCTAACTGGCGAAGAAAAGAGCTTCAAAACTCCAAACTGGATGATTCCAAAGCCAATGCATAACGATGGCAACTTTGTTGTGAGTCTAGGTAACGTATGTCGCTGGTTAGGCGAGCAAGCAGAAAACCTCGGTGTTGAGATCTATCCTGGCTTCTCTGCCGCTGAGTACATCGTCGAAGACGGCGCGGTAAAAGGCATTGTGACTGGTGACATGGGTGTAAGCGCCGAAGGTGAACAAACTGACATGTACATGCCTGGCATGGAGCTTCGGGGTAAGTACACCATCTTCGCTGAAGGCTGTCGTGGCCATTTAGGCAAGCAGCTAATCAATGAATTTAAGCTTGATGAAGGTAAAGATCCTCAGCACTACGGTATCGGCATCAAAGAGCTTTGGGACATTGACCCATCTAAGCACAAAGAAGGCCTTGTATTGCATGGTGCTGGCTGGCCTCTTAGCGAGTCTGGTTCAACTGGCGGCTTCTTCCTATACCACGCGGAAAACAACCAAGTGGTCGTTGGTTTGATTACTGACCTTTCATACGAGAATCCTCACGTTAGCCCGTTTGATGAATTCCAGCGTATGAAGCACCACCCAGTCATCAAGCAGTACCTAGAAGGCGGTAAGCGCGTTTCTTATGGTGCTCGCGCGATCGCAAAAGGTGGTTTGAACTGCCTACCTAAAATGACCTTCCCTGGTGGTCTAGTTGTAGGTTGCGATGCCGGTACCTTGAACTTCTCCAAGATCAAGGGTACTCACACTGCAATGAAGAGCGGCATGATTGCTGCCGAACAAGTAATGGCCGCCATTGAAGCGGGTCGTGAGAACGATGAGCTTACTGAATACACAGAAGCCTTTGAGAAATCTTGGGTATATGAAGAGCTACACCGTAGCCGTAACTTCGGTCCCGTGATGCATAAATTCGGTACTTTTGTAGGTGGCGCGATCAACTACATTGATCAAAACATCTTCCCATTGCCGATGACGTTCCATGATACAACGCCAGATCACGCGACATTGAAGCCTGCTTCTGAGTGCAAGAAGATTGATTATCCTAAGCCTGACGGGGTTATTAGTTTCGACAAACTAGGTTCCGTATTCATTGGTAACGTTAACCATGCTGAAGACCAGCCTTGTCACTTGAAGCTGAAAGACGCAAGCGTGCCATTAGAGAAAAACCTGCCAATGTACGACGAGCCTGCGCAGCGCTACTGTCCTGCTGGTGTATATGAGGTGGTGAACAATGAAGATGGTTCTCAGCGCTTCCAGATCAACTCACAAAACTGTGTTCACTGTAAGACGTGTGACATCAAAGACCCTGCCCAAAACATTACCTGGGTAACACCAGAAGGTGCGGGTGGTCCTAACTATCCGAACATGTAA
- a CDS encoding electron transfer flavoprotein subunit alpha/FixB family protein: MGILVVAEHDNATLKGATLNTITAAKEIGGDIDVLVAGQDCAAAAEAASKVDGVAKVLVADDAAYSHQLGEALGDLVAEIGKNYSHILASATTTGKDFLPRTAALLDVNMISEITKVDSADTFTRPIYAGNAFATVQSSDAIKVITVRATGFDAAAAEGGSASVENVAAVADKGVSEFVGEELAVSDRPDLTAADIVISGGRGMQNGDNFEMLYKVADKVGAAVGASRAAVDAGFVPNDMQVGQTGKIVAPNLYVAVGISGAIQHLAGMKDSKVIVAINKDEEAPIFQVADYGLVADLFEAVPELESKL, encoded by the coding sequence ATGGGTATTTTAGTTGTTGCGGAACACGATAACGCGACCCTAAAGGGCGCGACTCTAAACACCATCACTGCTGCAAAAGAAATCGGTGGTGATATCGACGTACTAGTAGCTGGTCAAGACTGCGCTGCTGCTGCTGAAGCGGCTTCTAAAGTAGACGGCGTAGCGAAAGTTCTAGTTGCAGACGACGCGGCCTATAGCCATCAGCTAGGCGAAGCCCTAGGTGATCTAGTTGCAGAAATCGGTAAAAACTACAGCCACATTCTGGCGTCTGCTACAACCACTGGTAAAGACTTCTTACCACGCACTGCAGCACTACTAGACGTAAACATGATCTCTGAAATCACAAAAGTAGATTCAGCTGATACATTTACACGTCCGATTTATGCGGGTAACGCATTTGCGACAGTTCAGTCTAGCGACGCGATCAAGGTAATCACTGTTCGTGCTACTGGCTTTGACGCTGCAGCTGCTGAAGGTGGCTCTGCTTCTGTTGAAAACGTTGCAGCTGTTGCTGACAAAGGTGTTTCAGAATTTGTTGGTGAAGAGCTAGCAGTTTCAGATCGCCCAGACCTAACAGCAGCAGATATCGTTATATCTGGTGGTCGTGGCATGCAGAACGGCGACAACTTTGAAATGCTATATAAAGTAGCTGACAAAGTTGGTGCAGCAGTAGGTGCATCTCGTGCAGCGGTAGACGCTGGCTTCGTACCAAACGATATGCAAGTTGGTCAAACAGGTAAAATTGTTGCACCAAACCTATATGTTGCTGTTGGTATCTCTGGTGCTATCCAGCACTTGGCAGGTATGAAAGACTCTAAAGTCATTGTTGCTATTAACAAAGACGAAGAAGCTCCTATCTTCCAAGTAGCAGACTACGGTCTAGTAGCAGACCTATTTGAAGCGGTTCCAGAATTGGAAAGCAAGCTTTAA
- a CDS encoding radical SAM protein — protein sequence MLSYIEPVFRPPSEAYSLILQVTNGCSWNNCTFCEMYTQEQKKFKARKEEEVEQDIINASKMIQPFEKVFLADGDAMVLPMRRLKAILQSIKQHMPWVKRVSSYCLPRNLKKKSVDDLKELQALGLDMLYVGCESGDDTVLEKVNKGETYETQKDALQKIHAAGLRSSVMILNGLGGPKLSEQHALNSARLMNETQPHFLSTLVVSFPLGEDRLKQGFDGDWELMDQHSLFLELKYFIENLELENTVFRSDHASNYLPLKGTLGKDKQQMLDQIQMALTQPEKVRLRQEWQRGL from the coding sequence ATGTTGTCGTATATCGAACCCGTTTTTCGTCCACCCAGTGAAGCTTATTCCCTGATTTTACAGGTTACCAACGGCTGCTCGTGGAACAACTGCACGTTTTGCGAGATGTACACACAAGAGCAGAAAAAGTTTAAAGCACGAAAAGAAGAAGAGGTTGAGCAAGATATCATCAACGCAAGTAAGATGATTCAACCTTTTGAGAAAGTGTTCTTAGCGGATGGCGATGCCATGGTTTTACCCATGCGTCGCCTAAAGGCTATTTTGCAGAGCATCAAGCAGCACATGCCATGGGTGAAGCGCGTATCTAGCTATTGCTTGCCAAGAAACCTGAAAAAGAAATCCGTAGATGATCTCAAAGAGCTTCAGGCCCTGGGTCTGGATATGCTTTACGTTGGTTGTGAGTCTGGCGATGATACAGTGCTGGAGAAGGTGAATAAGGGAGAAACCTACGAAACCCAAAAAGATGCTTTGCAGAAAATTCACGCTGCGGGATTGCGCTCATCGGTCATGATCTTGAACGGTCTGGGCGGACCAAAACTAAGTGAGCAGCATGCTCTTAATAGTGCGCGATTAATGAATGAAACCCAACCTCACTTTCTTTCAACTTTAGTTGTTAGCTTCCCTTTGGGTGAAGATCGACTAAAGCAAGGTTTTGATGGCGATTGGGAGCTCATGGACCAGCATAGTCTGTTCTTAGAGCTAAAATATTTCATTGAAAACCTAGAACTCGAAAACACCGTATTTAGAAGTGATCATGCGAGTAATTATCTACCCTTGAAAGGCACCCTCGGTAAAGATAAGCAGCAAATGCTGGATCAAATTCAAATGGCACTGACTCAGCCCGAAAAAGTGAGATTGCGCCAAGAATGGCAGAGAGGCCTATAA
- a CDS encoding electron transfer flavoprotein subunit beta/FixA family protein, translated as MKVLVAVKRVIDYNVKVRVKADNSDVDLTNVKMAMNPFCEIAVEEAVRLKEKGVASEIIVVSIGPKVAQEQIRTALALGADRGILVETDEKLESLSVAKTLKAIVEKEEPQLVILGKQSIDSDNNQTGQMLGALTGMPQGTFASEVAVDGEKVNVTREIDGGLRTVGLKLPAIVTTDLRLNEPRYASLPNIMKAKRKPLDVVTPADLGVEIKSTQTLVKVEPPAERSAGIKVGSVDELVEKLKNEAKVL; from the coding sequence ATGAAGGTTCTTGTAGCTGTTAAGCGTGTCATCGATTACAACGTAAAAGTGCGCGTAAAGGCTGATAACTCTGACGTTGATCTTACCAACGTTAAGATGGCCATGAATCCATTCTGCGAAATCGCAGTAGAAGAGGCGGTTCGTCTTAAAGAGAAAGGCGTAGCCAGCGAAATTATTGTTGTTTCTATCGGTCCTAAAGTGGCCCAGGAACAAATTCGTACTGCACTAGCACTCGGTGCTGATCGCGGTATTCTTGTAGAGACTGATGAAAAACTTGAGTCTCTATCTGTTGCTAAAACCCTTAAAGCGATCGTTGAGAAAGAAGAACCTCAACTCGTTATCCTAGGTAAGCAATCAATCGACAGCGATAACAACCAGACTGGTCAAATGCTTGGTGCATTGACTGGCATGCCTCAGGGTACATTCGCATCTGAAGTTGCTGTAGACGGCGAAAAAGTAAACGTTACTCGTGAAATCGATGGTGGTTTACGTACTGTAGGTCTTAAACTACCTGCGATCGTGACAACTGACCTTCGTTTGAATGAGCCACGTTACGCGTCCCTACCTAACATCATGAAAGCTAAGCGTAAGCCTCTAGACGTGGTTACTCCTGCCGATCTAGGCGTTGAAATTAAGTCTACTCAAACTTTAGTTAAAGTTGAGCCACCTGCAGAGCGTTCTGCTGGTATCAAAGTGGGCAGCGTTGACGAGCTGGTTGAGAAACTTAAGAACGAAGCGAAGGTGCTGTAA